The proteins below are encoded in one region of Effusibacillus dendaii:
- a CDS encoding ATP-binding cassette domain-containing protein, whose protein sequence is MEIGCDEAKAVEEAKQMLRHFQLPEVLWDAYPNTFSGGEKLRLNLARALVRRPKLLLLDEPVASLDNRSKESVKEMVTGLKSRNQYARYFS, encoded by the coding sequence ATGGAAATCGGATGCGATGAGGCGAAAGCAGTCGAGGAGGCCAAACAGATGCTGCGGCACTTCCAACTTCCGGAAGTGCTGTGGGATGCTTACCCGAACACATTTAGCGGCGGGGAAAAGTTACGTTTAAATCTGGCAAGAGCGTTGGTAAGACGCCCGAAGCTCCTGTTACTCGATGAACCAGTTGCGTCGCTTGACAACCGTTCCAAAGAATCTGTCAAAGAGATGGTTACAGGCCTAAAAAGCAGGAACCAGTATGCTCGGTATTTTTCATGA
- a CDS encoding amidohydrolase family protein: MSQKRLCIRNAEMVLPDRVIKGDLLVEGDRIAEIRPTGLPVTADEPSDQALDATRMYLLPGNGITTMYHSVSLADGVGVRNNDMVVQIIENIVRHRNTRSSIRHRVHLRYEITNLPGLQAVEHLLQQGKIDLLSYMDHTPG; encoded by the coding sequence ATGAGTCAAAAGCGGCTTTGCATTCGGAATGCCGAGATGGTCCTTCCTGACCGGGTAATAAAAGGCGATCTTTTGGTTGAAGGGGATCGCATAGCGGAGATACGGCCAACTGGGCTTCCGGTTACAGCAGACGAGCCATCAGATCAGGCATTGGATGCAACCAGGATGTATTTGCTGCCCGGGAACGGAATCACTACGATGTATCACTCTGTCTCGTTAGCAGACGGAGTCGGGGTTCGGAACAATGATATGGTGGTCCAGATTATCGAAAATATTGTCCGGCACCGAAATACCCGGTCTTCGATCCGGCACCGCGTTCACTTGCGGTACGAGATAACGAACCTTCCCGGACTGCAAGCCGTGGAACATCTTTTGCAGCAGGGTAAGATCGACCTTCTCTCCTATATGGACCATACACCAGGATAG